In the Burkholderiales bacterium genome, CGCGCCGGGCCTGGAACCAAGGTCGTGTGCCTCGGCAATATTTCGCAGATCGATACGCCGTATTTGACCGAGGGCAGCTCGGGATTAACCTACGTCGTCGATCGTTTCAAAGGCTGGACGCACAGCGGCCATGTGACCCTGCAGCGCGGCGAGCGCTCGCGGCTGGCCGATTATGCGGGGGAAGTTTTGTAATCGATCAACAGGGCTGT is a window encoding:
- a CDS encoding PhoH family protein encodes the protein LNKTDEEAGEWGRAATRDLIRSRIKVKSLNFMRGRTFIKKYLIIDEAQNLTPKQMKTLITRAGPGTKVVCLGNISQIDTPYLTEGSSGLTYVVDRFKGWTHSGHVTLQRGERSRLADYAGEVL